DNA sequence from the Pseudomonadota bacterium genome:
CTGTCACTGACCTCGTCGGCCTTCGCCCACAACGGCACCATCCCCCAAGCATACACCTGCGACGGCAAGGACATCTCACCGCCATTGGCCTGGACCGGAATTCCCTCGGAAACGAAAAGCTTCGCCCTCATCCTCGACGACCCTGACGCCCCCGATCCGGCAGCGCCGAAGATGACCTGGGTGCACTGGGTGCTCTACAACCTCCCGCCGACCGCCGCCGGGC
Encoded proteins:
- a CDS encoding YbhB/YbcL family Raf kinase inhibitor-like protein: MSLSLTSSAFAHNGTIPQAYTCDGKDISPPLAWTGIPSETKSFALILDDPDAPDPAAPKMTWVHWVLYNLPPTAAG